The genomic stretch ttttatctctgaatCTCAGACTACTGACAATCCTATTCTAGTATTCTATTCTAATTTCTTAATATAATCATGCAgaatttgattttctttttggTGGGGGATTTgacataaaaaaacactataaaagatTTGTCTCAAAAACTACACCGCTATCTCTCACCTGTACAATGTCGCTGAAAGTAATCACCATGCCATTGGCTACTGTTTCTGAAAGGGGCGGGGCTTTGAACGGAGGCAGACCTTGGGCGGTTTTTCCAGTGAGACTGAAGCAATGGTGACCTGTGACCTCAGCGGAATACGCAACACCCGTCGCTACGACGACGACCAGAGCGTTCCGGACTCAAGACAAGAAATACGTTTAAACATCTGTCGGTTACATTCCACATTCACAAGAGTTCTTTAAGCACTCACTAGTGGCTAAACTCCACACCAGCCTCCGGGCAGATCGGACGAGGAGAGGAGCCTCGTCTTCAGACGAACCCAGAGAGTTCTTCATCAGCGTCAACGTGACCAGGAAGATCAGACAGCACAGACCCAGAATCACATCTCCAACTCTGAGAACACAGCTGATTGAGATGCACACTTCCACAAGACGATTTAACACAGTAGGTGAAAGCTGATTGGTCAAACAAATGAGTGCTCACCGGGCCTCGGGGATCTTGTGGAAGGTGTAGTAAACCTGTAAGAAGAACTGCTGCGGGATCTCCTTCAGACCCAGAATATTCTGCACAACAAATGATGACGACTCTTCAGAGAAGTGTAGAAATGAGATGACAGAGCTGTGCTAGTGACTGTGAGACCCTGACCTTGAGCTGGCCGAAGCCGATGGTGACGGCCGCCGCACACGTGAAGCCTTTAATCACTGGATGTGAGATGAAGTCCAAGAGGAAACCTGAGGAACAAACGGCAACAGAAACACCAGCATCACATGAGCTGACTGCATtcagtaaaacaacaaaacaaaaaaacgctgaaaaaatatttttattgagaTTTCATTGGATTAATTATTCCAAgcaaagtacaaataaaaattgAATAGTAAAGCTACAACACCTGCAAgttcaaaataatatacatatatatatatatatatatatatatatatatatatatatatatatagtaatatacaataatattttttataataatcaatatatttttattattataacaataaaatttaatatattattatttctgaaaacacaaatattcaaatattttgactgattattttataatttaattaatttaatttaattaatttaaagggtCAAAGACGAGACGTCAATGTTTTAGATTCtgcaacaaattacattttttaaatacacttttagTTTTTTGATACTTTAAACCCTGTTTTCGACCCCATAACATTCGTTTGTTTCCATCTTCATTCAATTATAAAGCTGCGACACATTTAAAAAGTACtcaaactgttatttttattattatttatataattaaataataactgATATTAATATTTGTGAAAACATTCCGTTTAGTAAACATCAAATTGAGCTTTTTGggttaatttattacttttttaacaaCCCTTTTAAAAGTTGTTCTAAAAAAACCATGCTACTATTACCTCTGCTACTGATAATAATATTACAGTAATCACATTTCTAAAACCTGTTGCTACATGTCGGTGTGCGGCTTCACAGGCGCGAGCAGGAAGTTGAGCAGGAAGTAATAGAATCGAATGGTTATGTGAGAGAGAAAACCCACAAACTTCCTGTTTTCAAGACGAAACTGATTTAAAGGCAGCTGAGTCAGCTTTGTCTTCTTGCTTGCATCACTGCAAAGTGTATTTATTCAGTCGAtttagaaaaattgacacttaagaccaaTCTAGAGTCAAATCATGGCcttaaatgttaacattaacccgATTTCCCATCATACCCAGCCTCAGTAGAGCCATTCCCGCCTGGATGATGCCGCACAGCAGTGTGAGCACCACCGCAAACACAGGATCTCCACCGATATACTCCGCACACAGCAGAGACATGATGGCCGTCGGGCCCAGCGTGATGTCTTTAGATGTGCCAAACACACAGTAGATGAAACCACCCATAAACGCAGAATACAAGCCGTactggaaaacaaacaaaacaagaccACCGTGTCAAGAAAACCTTCCTCAGTCTCGGTCTGAGGAGGAGCGTGAATGTTCTCACCTGCACAGGTAAACCAGCCACTTCTGCATAGGCCAGGGCCTGGGGAACCGCTGTCAAACCCACCGTCAGACCGGCGATCAGGTCCATCTTCAGCCAGGTCAGGTTATACCTGGGGAGCCAGGTGAGTATGGGAAAACCAGAGCGCAGGGCGGCATACCAGCGGATACCCGTCACCCGCTCCATCAGAAGACCTTCAGGTCCACCAAAACACCATCAGATAGAGCCGTAGTGCTTCAAGACCACATGATCACGAGATTCAAACACTGCTGATTGTGAAATCGCTTGTTCAAATGTGAATCTGAGTGGCACACCCTGAAACACAC from Carassius gibelio isolate Cgi1373 ecotype wild population from Czech Republic chromosome A22, carGib1.2-hapl.c, whole genome shotgun sequence encodes the following:
- the LOC127943236 gene encoding sodium-independent sulfate anion transporter isoform X2; protein product: MERVTGIRWYAALRSGFPILTWLPRYNLTWLKMDLIAGLTVGLTAVPQALAYAEVAGLPVQYGLYSAFMGGFIYCVFGTSKDITLGPTAIMSLLCAEYIGGDPVFAVVLTLLCGIIQAGMALLRLGFLLDFISHPVIKGFTCAAAVTIGFGQLKNILGLKEIPQQFFLQVYYTFHKIPEARVGDVILGLCCLIFLVTLTLMKNSLGSSEDEAPLLVRSARRLVWSLATIRNALVVVVATGVAYSAEVTGHHCFSLTGKTAQGLPPFKAPPLSETVANGMVITFSDIVQDLGGGLAVIPLMGVLESIAIAKAFSSKNNYRIDANQELFAIGLTNIMGSFVSAYPVTGSFGRTAVNSQTGVCSPAGGIVTGVIVLLSLAFLMPLFFYIPKASLAAVIICAVSPMIDFRVPVQLWRVKRLDLLPFLVTFGVSFWEVQYGIVGGVVVSGFMLLYVVARPKVKVSDHGVLLLELDSGLNFPVTEHLSRLVYKHALHVSPPRCLLLDCAHVSSIDFTVVHELTELLKQFELRGVSMIFTGLKPSVLKVLLSADLPGFRHTDRVDQALQLLTSINH
- the LOC127943236 gene encoding sodium-independent sulfate anion transporter isoform X1, translated to MERVTGIRWYAALRSGFPILTWLPRYNLTWLKMDLIAGLTVGLTAVPQALAYAEVAGLPVQYGLYSAFMGGFIYCVFGTSKDITLGPTAIMSLLCAEYIGGDPVFAVVLTLLCGIIQAGMALLRLGFLLDFISHPVIKGFTCAAAVTIGFGQLKNILGLKEIPQQFFLQVYYTFHKIPEARVGDVILGLCCLIFLVTLTLMKNSLGSSEDEAPLLVRSARRLVWSLATIRNALVVVVATGVAYSAEVTGHHCFSLTGKTAQGLPPFKAPPLSETVANGMVITFSDIVQDLGGGLAVIPLMGVLESIAIAKAFSSKNNYRIDANQELFAIGLTNIMGSFVSAYPVTGSFGRTAVNSQTGVCSPAGGIVTGVIVLLSLAFLMPLFFYIPKASLAAVIICAVSPMIDFRVPVQLWRVKRLDLLPFLVTFGVSFWEVQYGIVGGVVVSGFMLLYVVARPKVKVCVCVQVSDHGVLLLELDSGLNFPVTEHLSRLVYKHALHVSPPRCLLLDCAHVSSIDFTVVHELTELLKQFELRGVSMIFTGLKPSVLKVLLSADLPGFRHTDRVDQALQLLTSINH